The Neptunomonas concharum genomic interval GGTGTTGCTGAGCTTAATGGCGAAGGGGAAGTGGTCGGCGGTGTGGTAGTCATGCGCTTCGGTGAAAATGCCAGTAAAACCATCGATGGCATAAAAGCGAAACTTGAAACCTTAAAACAAGGACTTCCTGAAGGGGTTGAGGTCGTCACTGTTTATGATCGCTCGGGCTTAATTGATCGCGCCGTTGAGAATCTATGGTTCAAGCTACTTGAAGAGTTTGTAGTGGTCGCTTTGGTATGTATGGTGTTCTTATTCCATATTCGCTCTTCATTAGTTGCGATCATCAGTTTGCCGGTGGGTATATTAGCGGCCTTTATTGTGATGCATTTACAAGGTATCAACGCCAATATCATGTCGCTAGGGGGGATTGCTATTGCTATAGGCGCGATGATCGATGGCGCCATTGTAATGATTGAAAACATGCATAAGCACATGGAGCGAACCCCGCTAACAAAAGAGAACCGTTGGTCTGTCGTTGTTGCATCGGCAACAGAGGTGGGGCCTGCGTTGTTTTTTAGTTTGCTCATCATCACGGTGAGTTTTGTGCCTGTGTTTACCCTTGAGGCACAGGAAGGGCGTATGTTCGCGCCATTGGCTTTTACCAAAACCTACGCGATGGCAGCGTCTGCGGCATTGGCAGTAACGCTCGTACCTGTGTTAATGGGGTACTTTATTCGAGGTAAAGTCCTGCCTGAACATAAAAACCCTGTTAACCGGTTGTTAACCGCTGTTTATATGCCAACGCTTAAAGCGGTTTTACGCTTTCCTAAAATAACGTTGTTATTAGCTGTCGGTGTGTTTCTGATTGGTTTGTGGCCTGTTAATAAGCTGGGTAGTGAGTTTATACCGCCACTGGATGAAGGGGATCTGATGTATATGCCAACAACTTATCCTGGCATATCCATTGGTCAGGCTCGTCAGTTATTGCAGCAAACCGATAAGTTAATTAAGACAGTCCCTGAGGTTAGCTCTGTATTTGGTAAAGTGGGGCGTGCGGAATCAGCTACTGACCCTGCGCCACTGACCATGATCGAAACCTTTATTCAGCTAAAGCCGCAGAGTGAATGGCGGCCCGGTATGACAACGGAGAAGCTTAAAAAGGAGTTGGATTCGTTAGTCCAGATTCCAGGATTAACCAATGCGTGGGTTATGCCTATTAAAACCCGGATTGATATGCTGGCAACCGGTATTAAAACGCCAGTAGGGGTAAAAATAGCCGGGCCTGATTTGGCAGAAATCCAAAAAATAGGAGAGCAGCTAGAACAGATCATGGTATCGATACCCGGTACGGCTTCGGTTTACTCCGAGCGTGTGGCCGGCGGTCGATATATCAAGGTGGATATCCAGCGAGAAAAAGCAGCGCGTTATGGTTTGAATATTGCGGACGTACAGCAAGTGATTGGTAGTGCCGTTGGGGGTATGAATGTTTCCCAGTCGATAGAAGGGTTGGAGCGTTACCCGATCAATGTGCGTTATCCTCAAGCGTATAGGGATTCGCCTGAACAGCTTGGTCTGCTTCCGATAGTCACACCGGCAGGGCAACGCATCTCTCTAGGGGACGTGGCTAATATTTTTATTGAAGATGGCCCACCTGGCATCAAGAGTGAGAATGCTCGCCTCAACGGTTGGAGTTTTATTGACATTGATGGGGTGGATGTTGGGACTTATGTTGAGGAAGCGCAGAAGGTGGTCGCTGATCAACTGGTACTGCCGCCTGGTTACTCCATCAATTGGTCAGGACAATACGAGTATATGCTGCGGGCTAAAGAGAAACTGACTTACGTTGTACCGCTCACATTAGCGATCATTATCGTATTGCTTTATATGAGTTTTCGTAATGTCGTTGAAGTCGCCATTATCATGGGGACGTTACCATTAGCGATGATAGGCAGCATTTGGTTGATGTATTGGCAGGGCTTTAATTTCTCGGTGGCGGTAGGTGTTGGTTTTATCGCGCTGGCCGGTGTTGCTGTAGAGATTGGTGTCATTATGTTGGTCTATCTCAACCAGGCCTACGCAGAGATGCTAGAGCGTTGTCGCGCCAATCATGTAGATCCCAGAGAGGAAACCTTAAGGCATGCCGTCTTGCACGGGGCGGGGTTACGGGTAAGACCTGTCATGATGACCGCTGCCGCCATTATTGTTGGTTTATTACCGATATTGTACGGAACAGGCACAGGTTCCGAAGTCATGAGTCGTATCGCGGCACCGATGGTTGGTGGAATGGTCAGTGCGGTCATTCTTACATTGTTGGTATTGCCCGCGGTTTATTTTTTATGGCGCAATCGGGGTCTATCCCGCGCACTATAAATCAATGAACGTTTTTATAAGAATAATAGGATTAGGTGAAAAT includes:
- a CDS encoding efflux RND transporter permease subunit; this encodes MIAAIIRWSVSNRFFVLLATLILVGAGIWSLKNTPVDAIPDLSDVQVIIKTSYPGQAPQVVEDQVTYPLTTAMLSVPGAVTVRGYSFFGDSYVYVIFDDDTDMYWARSRVLEYLSQVAPSLPENARPQLGPDATGVGWVYLYALVDKTGKHDLGKLRSIQDWFLKYELQTVPGVSEVAPIGGMVKQYQVRVDPDKLRAFDMPLSHIQNAIKRGNQEVGASVIEMAEAEYMVRATGYISSVEDLRTLPLGVNQQGTPVLLKDVADVGVGPQMRRGVAELNGEGEVVGGVVVMRFGENASKTIDGIKAKLETLKQGLPEGVEVVTVYDRSGLIDRAVENLWFKLLEEFVVVALVCMVFLFHIRSSLVAIISLPVGILAAFIVMHLQGINANIMSLGGIAIAIGAMIDGAIVMIENMHKHMERTPLTKENRWSVVVASATEVGPALFFSLLIITVSFVPVFTLEAQEGRMFAPLAFTKTYAMAASAALAVTLVPVLMGYFIRGKVLPEHKNPVNRLLTAVYMPTLKAVLRFPKITLLLAVGVFLIGLWPVNKLGSEFIPPLDEGDLMYMPTTYPGISIGQARQLLQQTDKLIKTVPEVSSVFGKVGRAESATDPAPLTMIETFIQLKPQSEWRPGMTTEKLKKELDSLVQIPGLTNAWVMPIKTRIDMLATGIKTPVGVKIAGPDLAEIQKIGEQLEQIMVSIPGTASVYSERVAGGRYIKVDIQREKAARYGLNIADVQQVIGSAVGGMNVSQSIEGLERYPINVRYPQAYRDSPEQLGLLPIVTPAGQRISLGDVANIFIEDGPPGIKSENARLNGWSFIDIDGVDVGTYVEEAQKVVADQLVLPPGYSINWSGQYEYMLRAKEKLTYVVPLTLAIIIVLLYMSFRNVVEVAIIMGTLPLAMIGSIWLMYWQGFNFSVAVGVGFIALAGVAVEIGVIMLVYLNQAYAEMLERCRANHVDPREETLRHAVLHGAGLRVRPVMMTAAAIIVGLLPILYGTGTGSEVMSRIAAPMVGGMVSAVILTLLVLPAVYFLWRNRGLSRAL